CGAGGACCTTCGCTGCGGCGGACGTCTCGCCGATCCGGTAGTTTGAATACCAACCGCCAGTGTCGGTGAACCGGACATCCACGTCATGCCCGGCGTCCTTTGCCTCACTTTCCAACATGCCGACACGCGCCACTTCTGGGACCGTGAAGACGGCTGTAGGAATACCGGCATAATCCGGTACGGCCTGCGCGTCCTTGAGCATGTTGCTGGCCGCGACCTTCCCTTCGATCACGGCGACTGGCGTCAGCGGCATGCCATCGGTGTCGGCGGAATCTCCGGCGGCATAGACCGCGCTGCTTGTCGTGCTTTGCAGATGGGGGGCTACAACGATGCCCTTGTCGCTGTAGTCAACACCGGCGGCCTCCAGATTCAGGTCGGCAAGGGCAGCTACGCGGCCCGCGCCATGCACGACCAGATCGGTTTCGACTGTCCAGGTCTGATCGCCTGACTTCACCTCGACAGTGAATGCTCCATTGGTTTCCGCGACGGAGACGATTTCGGTCTCGCGCATCAGGTCCACGCCGATACCGGTGCCGCGCTCGATCAGCATTTCGACCAGATCGGGATCGAAGCCGCGTAAGGGCCGGGCGCCACGATCCACGATGATCGGGTTGGCTCCGGCCCGTGCGGCGATATGCGCAAACTCGAAGGACACGAAGCCGCCACCGATAAATAGAACCCGTTTGGGAAGGGCCTCCAAGTTGAGGAAATCCGTGCTGTCGATCGCGAGATCGGCTCCTGTGAAGCTCAGCGGCCTGGGCATGGCACCGGCGGCCACGAGGAACCGTTCCGACCGATATGCCGTTCCATCGACCTCCAGCGTGTTGCTTCCCGTGAACCGCGCGGCTCCGTGCAGGGTTTCGACGCCGTTGCCCAACAGGCCTTTTTCCATCTTGTCCGGCACCGGGTCGGTGAAGCCACGCTTGTGTGCCATCAGATCGGCCCAGTTGATCGACAGATCACCGGGATCGATCCCCTTGCCTTGCATAAGTCGTGCGGAGTCGATGATTTCCGCACCGCGCCGCAGGATTTTCTTTGGATCGCAGCCGCGCAATGCGCAGGTGCCGCCATAGGGCAGCGCATCGACAATGGCTACACGCCATCCTGCTGCGCCACACTTGTTGGCGGCGGCCACGCCTGCCATTCCAGCCCCGATGACGATCAGGTCGTAGTTTTCGCTCATTTTCTGGTCCTTATCCGGCGCAGCAGCTCAGTTTCGCCACGTCCATGTCGAAGGTTTGCGCCGCCAGCTTCAGCCCTTCCACCGTTGTCAGATACGGGAAGATCGTCTCCCCGAGCGCCTTTGTAGTCATGCCGAACTTCAGCGCCATGACGAGGGTCTGGATCGTATCAGACCCCTCGGGCGCGATGACCTGGCCACCAAGCAATCGGTCGGTCTTTCTGTCCGCCACCAGCTTGATCAATCCGCGCGTGTCGCGTGCGGCCAACGCGCGAGGCACCTGATCGAGCGGCACGATGGACGTCTTGACGTCGAAGCCCGCGTCCCGCGCCTGGGCTTCACTGAAACCGACGCCCGCGACCTGCGGGTCGGAAAACACC
Above is a genomic segment from Roseovarius mucosus containing:
- a CDS encoding dihydrolipoyl dehydrogenase family protein produces the protein MSENYDLIVIGAGMAGVAAANKCGAAGWRVAIVDALPYGGTCALRGCDPKKILRRGAEIIDSARLMQGKGIDPGDLSINWADLMAHKRGFTDPVPDKMEKGLLGNGVETLHGAARFTGSNTLEVDGTAYRSERFLVAAGAMPRPLSFTGADLAIDSTDFLNLEALPKRVLFIGGGFVSFEFAHIAARAGANPIIVDRGARPLRGFDPDLVEMLIERGTGIGVDLMRETEIVSVAETNGAFTVEVKSGDQTWTVETDLVVHGAGRVAALADLNLEAAGVDYSDKGIVVAPHLQSTTSSAVYAAGDSADTDGMPLTPVAVIEGKVAASNMLKDAQAVPDYAGIPTAVFTVPEVARVGMLESEAKDAGHDVDVRFTDTGGWYSNYRIGETSAAAKVLVDKSNGKILGAHLFGPEYGELINFFGLAIKLGLTAKQLRSMTAAYPSVGSDLGSLL